DNA from Sulfurimonas gotlandica GD1:
TGCAGCTTCTGGTCGTCCAGGTCCTGTTCATGTTGATATTCCTAAAGATGTTACGGCAGAAATAGCAGAATTTGATTACTCTGCTGAAATTGATTTAGAAACTTATAAACCTCATACAAAAGGTAATCCACGCCAAATTAAAAAAGCTATGGAAGCTATTGCTAAAGCTAAAAGACCAGTCTTTTATTTAGGTGGCGGTATCATCAATGCTAATGCTGCTGATGAAGTAAGAGAATTAGTTCATAAGACAGGGATTCCTGCAGTTGAGACATTTATGGCAAGAGGTGTTTTATCTCATGATGATGATCTTTTAATCGGTATGCTGGGTATGCATGGCTCATACGCTTCAAATATGGCTATGAGTGAAACAGACTTAGTTATTGGTTTAGGGGCTAGATTTGATGACCGTGTAACAGGTAAGCTTTCAGAGTTTGCTAAAAATGCAGGTGTTATCCATGTAGATATTGATCCAGCATCTATTTCTAAACTTGTTAATGCAGATTATCCAATAGTTGGTGATGTTAAAAATGTTGCAAAAGAGATGCTGGAACTTTCTTCACAGATCAATTCTGCTAAATATAAATCTTGGAGAGAAACTGTTGCAAACTTTGCAGAGCTTCATCCTCTTACTTATCATGAAGATACAGATAGAATCAAACCTCAGTGGGTTGTAGAGAGAGTTGGGCAGTTACTTGGTGCCGGTGCTAATATCTCTACAGATGTTGGACAGCACCAAATGTGGACAGCACAGTTCTATCCATTTAGCCGTCCAAGACAGTTCATTAGTTCTGGTGGACTTGGAACTATGGGATTTGGTTTTCCGGCAGCGATGGGTGTTAAAGCAGCCGCCCCTGATAAGGTAAGTATTAACTTTACTGGAGATGGTTCTATTTTGATGAACTGTCAAGAGTTAATGACTGCAGTTGAGAAAAAACTTCCAGTTATTAACATCATTCTGAATAATAATTATTTAGGTATGGTTCGTCAGTGGCAAACACTGTTCTATGACAAGCGTCATAGTGAAACAGATTTATCTGTTCAACCAGATTTTGTAAAGTTAGCAGAGGCTTTTGGCGGTATTGGATACAGAGTTACTACTAAAGAAGAGTTCGATGCAGCTCTTAAAGATGCGGTTGAGAAAAATATTGTTGCATTTATAGATGTTGTAGTTGAGAGACTTGAGAATGTTATGCCAATGGTGCCAGCAGGTGGAAGCCTGTTCAATATGATGTTACTAGAGAAGAAGGAGACAAAATGATAGAAGCTAGCGAAAGAAGAGTAATTTCTGTTATTGTTGTTAACGAATCAAGCGTTTTATCTCGTATTACTGACCTTTTCTCTGCCAGAGGTTATAATATTACATCTTTAACGGTTGCTCCTATTCCTGAGAGTAAGTATTCAAGATTAACTATTGTAACTTCAGGTTCTGTTAGGGTGATTGAGCAAATAACTAAGCAATTACATAAATTGATTCCAGTTTTGAGAGTTTATGAGCATGCAGATTTAGTTGAAAAAGAGATGGCAATGATTAAGTTCCCAGTATCTGAAAATATTACTGATATAAATACTCTTTGTGAAGCTTATAATGGAAAAATAGTAAATGTTGGTGAAAATGTAATTATTGCAATGGTTGCAGATGAGCCAAAACGTGTAGAGAACTTTTTAAGTATCATTAAAAGATATAACCCTAAAGAGATAGTTAGAAGCGGTGCTGTTGCACTAGAGAGATAAGTAATGACTCTTAGTTCTATAGCATCAGTTTTAGAGACAGGATTTGACTCTACTGATATAGAAATAACAGGTATGAATGCATTAAAAGATGCTACTTCTACAGAAGTCTCTTTTGTTGCTAACTCTAAATATATTAAAGATATTCAATCTACCAAAGCAGCTGCTGTAATTGTTTCTGCTTCTTTAGTAGAATATGTACCTCAAGGCTGTGTACCATTAATTGTTGAAAACTCTTACTGGTCTATGGCTATCCTTTCTAAATATTTTGCTCCTGTTATAGAAAATGATGAACTTCCGAAAGCTGAAATAGGCGAGGGAACTAAAGTGTCTGCTAAAGCCGAAATAGCAAATGGTGCAAAAATAGGTAAAAACTGTACAATCTTAGCCCATGTGTATATCGGTGCTGAAGCTGTTGTTGGTGATAACACAGTAATCTATCCAAATGTAACAATCTACAGAGACTGTATAGTTGGCAGTGACTGTATAATACACTCTAACAGTGCTATTGGTGCAGATGGCTTTGGTTTTGCAACAAACAATAGAGGTGAACATAAAAAAATCTACCAAAATGGAAATGTTGTCATAGAAGATGATGTTGAAATTGGTAGTAATGTTAGTGTAGATCGTGCAGTTTTTGGATCTACTCTTATTAAAAAAGGTGTTCGTATAGATAACCTTGTTCAAATTGGACATAATTGTGAAATAGGTGAATACTCAGTATTTGTGGCTCAATCTGGTAGTGCCGGTTCAACTAAACTAGGACGTAATGTCGTAGTTGGTGGACAGTCTGCATTTGCAGGGCATCTTGAAATTGCACCATTTTCTACATTTGCTGCAAGAAGTGGTGTTACAAAGAATATTACTGAGAGCGGCTTAACATTTGCTGGTTTCCCTCTAATGGATCACAAGTT
Protein-coding regions in this window:
- a CDS encoding acetolactate synthase large subunit produces the protein MQISGAQMVIEALIAEGVDTVFGYPGGAIMNVYDEIYKQDNFQHILTRHEQAAVHAAEGYSKVSGKVGVALITSGPGFTNAVTGLADAYMDSIPLVVISGQVPMSLIGTDAFQEIDAVGISRSCTKHNYLVTQASDLPRILKEAFYIAASGRPGPVHVDIPKDVTAEIAEFDYSAEIDLETYKPHTKGNPRQIKKAMEAIAKAKRPVFYLGGGIINANAADEVRELVHKTGIPAVETFMARGVLSHDDDLLIGMLGMHGSYASNMAMSETDLVIGLGARFDDRVTGKLSEFAKNAGVIHVDIDPASISKLVNADYPIVGDVKNVAKEMLELSSQINSAKYKSWRETVANFAELHPLTYHEDTDRIKPQWVVERVGQLLGAGANISTDVGQHQMWTAQFYPFSRPRQFISSGGLGTMGFGFPAAMGVKAAAPDKVSINFTGDGSILMNCQELMTAVEKKLPVINIILNNNYLGMVRQWQTLFYDKRHSETDLSVQPDFVKLAEAFGGIGYRVTTKEEFDAALKDAVEKNIVAFIDVVVERLENVMPMVPAGGSLFNMMLLEKKETK
- the lpxD gene encoding UDP-3-O-(3-hydroxymyristoyl)glucosamine N-acyltransferase, with the translated sequence MTLSSIASVLETGFDSTDIEITGMNALKDATSTEVSFVANSKYIKDIQSTKAAAVIVSASLVEYVPQGCVPLIVENSYWSMAILSKYFAPVIENDELPKAEIGEGTKVSAKAEIANGAKIGKNCTILAHVYIGAEAVVGDNTVIYPNVTIYRDCIVGSDCIIHSNSAIGADGFGFATNNRGEHKKIYQNGNVVIEDDVEIGSNVSVDRAVFGSTLIKKGVRIDNLVQIGHNCEIGEYSVFVAQSGSAGSTKLGRNVVVGGQSAFAGHLEIAPFSTFAARSGVTKNITESGLTFAGFPLMDHKLWLKLQVKIARLLK
- the ilvN gene encoding acetolactate synthase small subunit codes for the protein MIEASERRVISVIVVNESSVLSRITDLFSARGYNITSLTVAPIPESKYSRLTIVTSGSVRVIEQITKQLHKLIPVLRVYEHADLVEKEMAMIKFPVSENITDINTLCEAYNGKIVNVGENVIIAMVADEPKRVENFLSIIKRYNPKEIVRSGAVALER